One Yoonia sp. BS5-3 genomic window carries:
- a CDS encoding transporter substrate-binding domain-containing protein — MKNLILSTAALALLGNMAMADAHATVRLGTEGAYPPYNFINDAGDVDGFERELGDELCLRAELTCEWVTNEWDSIIPNLVSGNYDAIIAGMSITEERMEVIDFSEQYTLPDPSSYLAMTEIDPASSVIAAQTGTIQASYVASLEGATLLEFATPDETIAAVKNGEADAVLADNAFLVPFADADPELSFVGDNVLIGGGIGMGFRQSDTELRDKFSAAIASMKEDGTLNALITKWLPGSETF, encoded by the coding sequence ATGAAAAACCTGATCCTCAGCACTGCTGCCCTAGCCCTTCTGGGCAATATGGCGATGGCCGATGCACATGCCACTGTCCGTCTGGGCACCGAAGGCGCTTACCCTCCATATAACTTTATCAACGACGCAGGCGATGTTGATGGGTTCGAACGCGAGCTGGGCGATGAGCTTTGCCTGCGCGCTGAGCTGACCTGTGAATGGGTGACCAATGAATGGGACAGCATCATTCCGAACCTGGTTTCAGGCAATTACGATGCGATCATCGCCGGTATGTCCATCACCGAAGAACGCATGGAAGTCATCGACTTCTCTGAGCAATACACATTGCCTGATCCATCCTCTTATCTGGCAATGACCGAAATCGATCCGGCCTCCAGCGTGATCGCAGCCCAGACCGGCACCATCCAGGCCAGCTATGTTGCGAGCCTTGAAGGCGCAACGCTGCTGGAATTTGCAACACCAGACGAAACTATTGCTGCTGTGAAAAACGGCGAAGCGGATGCGGTTCTGGCCGATAACGCCTTTCTGGTGCCTTTTGCAGATGCAGATCCAGAGCTTAGCTTCGTTGGCGACAATGTCTTGATCGGCGGCGGGATCGGCATGGGCTTCCGCCAGTCAGACACCGAACTGCGCGATAAGTTCTCGGCTGCGATCGCCTCAATGAAAGAAGACGGTACGCTGAATGCTCTGATTACAAAATGGCTGCCTGGCAGCGAAACATTCTGA
- a CDS encoding ABC transporter permease subunit, whose product MFNYCSDPASLEGLTWLSCYLTTGKHMSIYWAVGTVLLLLAITAPAALAFGFGGATAARSPIAPLRWIGKAYIAIVRGIPDIAFFLFFVIALDQVFEYLRHQIKCPDWDAPIRQGNDFVVCAAAKLPLGTADQWVHEVYGFLLAVLTFAIVFGAFAANVLFGAMQAVPRAQIETAEAYGMNRRQTFWRVIVPQMWVFALPGLSNLWMVLIKATPLLFLLGVEDIVYWARELGGAKTPQFTDYPHGDWRMWYFAALLVFYLGLTKLSETILSRTMSRLTRGQATAGGEAQRKAAL is encoded by the coding sequence ATTTTTAACTATTGCTCCGATCCTGCCAGCCTCGAAGGGCTTACCTGGCTCAGTTGCTACCTGACCACCGGCAAGCATATGTCGATCTATTGGGCAGTCGGCACAGTGCTGCTGCTCTTGGCGATCACGGCCCCTGCGGCCCTGGCATTTGGTTTTGGCGGGGCCACCGCGGCCCGTAGCCCGATCGCGCCGCTGCGCTGGATTGGCAAAGCCTATATTGCCATCGTGCGCGGCATTCCCGATATCGCTTTTTTCCTGTTTTTCGTGATCGCACTGGACCAAGTTTTTGAATATCTGCGGCACCAGATCAAATGCCCCGATTGGGACGCCCCTATCCGACAAGGAAACGATTTTGTGGTCTGCGCCGCTGCGAAACTCCCGCTTGGGACGGCCGATCAATGGGTGCATGAAGTCTATGGTTTCCTACTGGCCGTTTTGACTTTTGCCATCGTTTTTGGGGCCTTTGCAGCCAATGTTCTCTTCGGCGCGATGCAGGCCGTCCCACGCGCGCAAATCGAAACAGCCGAAGCCTATGGGATGAACCGGCGCCAGACATTCTGGCGGGTGATTGTCCCACAAATGTGGGTCTTTGCGCTGCCTGGCCTATCAAACCTCTGGATGGTGCTGATCAAGGCAACACCGCTGCTGTTTTTGCTCGGGGTCGAAGACATCGTCTATTGGGCGCGCGAACTGGGCGGGGCGAAAACCCCGCAATTCACGGACTACCCCCATGGCGATTGGCGCATGTGGTATTTCGCAGCGCTTTTGGTGTTTTATCTTGGCCTGACAAAACTGTCCGAAACGATCCTGTCGCGCACCATGTCCCGGCTGACACGTGGCCAGGCGACCGCAGGCGGCGAAGCCCAAAGAAAGGCCGCGTTGTGA